A single window of Sphingobacterium sp. ML3W DNA harbors:
- a CDS encoding TlpA family protein disulfide reductase, giving the protein MNKKVFSLLQFLFFIVQFFLCNNSFANISNHAILVGVIKGNKGEGITLYRADETSELLNYSNSQYIPTDSTGHFYINIILDKADYYDIGSNTLFISPNDSINMVIDIEDPSISKFSGDGADIQKYLSGNPYYKSASYLEGGKNIRRKLEENLEFILSQEQKRNVELGKLTNVSKSFNYMETARIKADVIISLVHLRSYYKRMFGIKQGLDSIPELKNYHSTAIPIIEQYAYNFTDKKYLALINYRYILSTIIKFNTENRKLKPIIQWSKFSQLSSEIDQAMKTNDVVLLNKLKKDIIGMPNEDYRNAVLNKLSTVSNLIKGMKAVDFDFEDSDGNKRKLSDYKGKSIFIDLWATWCEPCLVQKPDFEKLSKKYKDKGIFLSISLDSDKKRWLTFLKNKEISVIEGWSSFKSLSMYNVVSIPRYIIIDEDFNVFILDAPNSSSKIIQDYFNAL; this is encoded by the coding sequence ATGAATAAAAAAGTATTTAGTCTACTTCAGTTTTTATTTTTTATAGTGCAGTTTTTTCTCTGCAATAACAGTTTTGCCAATATTAGTAATCATGCTATTTTAGTAGGAGTCATTAAAGGTAATAAGGGAGAAGGTATAACGCTGTATAGAGCCGATGAAACTAGTGAGCTATTGAATTATTCAAATAGTCAGTATATACCGACTGATAGTACGGGTCATTTTTATATCAATATCATACTTGATAAAGCAGATTATTACGATATAGGTTCCAATACATTATTTATTTCACCTAATGATTCTATAAATATGGTTATAGATATAGAGGATCCAAGTATCTCCAAATTCAGCGGAGATGGGGCGGATATACAAAAGTATCTGAGTGGAAACCCATATTATAAGTCTGCTTCTTATTTGGAAGGAGGAAAAAATATTAGACGTAAACTGGAGGAAAACCTGGAGTTTATTTTGTCCCAGGAACAGAAAAGAAATGTTGAGTTGGGAAAATTGACCAATGTTTCTAAATCATTTAATTATATGGAGACTGCTCGAATTAAAGCTGATGTAATCATTAGTTTGGTTCATTTAAGGTCATATTATAAAAGAATGTTTGGAATAAAGCAGGGACTTGATTCCATACCAGAACTTAAAAATTACCATTCCACGGCGATTCCAATTATTGAACAATATGCCTATAATTTTACAGATAAAAAATATTTAGCTTTAATAAACTATAGATATATCCTTTCTACTATAATAAAATTTAACACCGAAAATAGAAAGTTAAAGCCAATAATTCAATGGTCGAAATTTAGTCAACTAAGTTCCGAAATTGACCAGGCAATGAAAACTAATGATGTGGTTCTTTTGAATAAGTTGAAAAAAGATATCATTGGAATGCCTAATGAAGATTATAGGAATGCTGTTTTGAATAAACTTTCTACAGTTTCAAATTTAATTAAGGGGATGAAAGCAGTAGATTTTGATTTTGAGGATTCTGATGGCAACAAGCGAAAGCTATCTGATTATAAAGGAAAATCAATATTTATCGACCTTTGGGCCACATGGTGTGAACCATGTCTTGTGCAGAAACCTGATTTTGAAAAACTTTCAAAAAAGTATAAAGACAAAGGAATTTTTTTATCTATATCATTGGATAGTGATAAAAAGAGATGGTTGACATTTCTGAAAAATAAAGAGATATCTGTAATTGAAGGGTGGAGTAGTTTTAAATCGCTTTCGATGTATAACGTCGTAAGCATTCCAAGGTATATTATTATTGATGAGGATTTTAATGTTTTCATCCTAGATGCTCCAAATAGTTCTTCAAAAATAATCCAAGATTATTTCAATGCATTATAG
- a CDS encoding alpha-L-fucosidase, with amino-acid sequence MINKNKILIMMLLSMGFSSLGQSKVHMPTSSTQASKHQLEQIKRKYGMFVHFGINTFHNEEWTDGSKPATSYNPTEIDAKQWVATAKKSGMKYIILVAKHHEGFCLWDSKYTEYDVANSGNKTNVIAAVAKECEKQGIRLGLYYSLWDRKENGNVKDVKADFAYNKYMLDQINELIEMTQKHTKVVELWLDGGWEKENYRWPIQQIYSNVKARAPQCQVGVNWTIGSPKNVDQHPVLPDDQQEYFPIRYFPSDFRLGDPYLPKTQDPKLFIHQGQVYYMPFETTVVLGKRWFYHTEDNTPRPVQELADLYTKATAQDNILILNVGPNREGRVKDSDVEVLQKLKVNLGL; translated from the coding sequence ATGATCAATAAAAACAAAATACTTATCATGATGCTCTTGAGCATGGGTTTTTCTTCTTTAGGGCAGTCTAAGGTACATATGCCGACATCATCTACACAAGCCAGTAAGCATCAGCTGGAACAGATCAAACGTAAATATGGCATGTTCGTCCATTTTGGTATCAATACATTTCACAATGAAGAATGGACCGACGGATCTAAACCAGCTACTTCTTATAATCCGACAGAGATAGATGCTAAGCAATGGGTTGCTACAGCCAAAAAATCAGGTATGAAATATATTATTCTTGTCGCAAAGCATCACGAAGGTTTTTGTTTATGGGATAGTAAATATACTGAGTATGACGTGGCCAATTCAGGGAATAAAACCAATGTCATAGCGGCCGTAGCCAAAGAATGTGAAAAACAGGGGATACGCTTGGGATTATACTATTCCTTATGGGATCGGAAAGAAAATGGAAATGTCAAGGATGTGAAAGCCGATTTTGCCTACAATAAATATATGCTGGATCAAATCAACGAGTTGATAGAAATGACGCAAAAGCATACCAAAGTAGTCGAACTCTGGTTAGATGGCGGATGGGAAAAGGAAAACTACCGTTGGCCTATACAACAGATCTATTCCAATGTTAAAGCACGTGCTCCGCAATGTCAAGTAGGTGTAAATTGGACCATTGGCTCACCGAAAAATGTAGACCAGCATCCAGTACTGCCAGATGATCAGCAGGAATATTTTCCTATCCGCTATTTTCCAAGTGATTTTCGATTAGGCGATCCCTATCTGCCAAAAACCCAAGACCCGAAATTATTCATACATCAAGGTCAGGTATATTATATGCCATTTGAGACAACAGTAGTTCTGGGCAAAAGGTGGTTTTATCATACAGAAGATAATACTCCACGTCCGGTACAAGAATTAGCGGATTTGTATACAAAAGCAACTGCTCAGGATAATATTCTGATTTTAAATGTTGGTCCTAATCGCGAGGGGCGAGTAAAAGATTCGGATGTAGAAGTATTGCAGAAACTAAAAGTAAATCTAGGTCTGTAG
- a CDS encoding TlpA family protein disulfide reductase, with protein MVTRAQFLVILTILLSSSAFVYGQGHVKVNINLSGIDKEKLVVHFDDGVILDVLDLTQGDSTIIVDKEIHTLYPTFSVVYDRKYYKKFFVDSNIAVLNLYFDESKTADPFYYDGSTNVTAIYDTVSNEIYSSLKRGQIAEVLKLNDLFTKHGHEIRTNDSVKYELTNIVKVINAKSMDYLAPYANDFFSFYYFKDQVLTLASLIENDSEYYSKLLAYYNNTFPEEFRNTGEGKQIIARLQQKISPVLLQENEIMPDIHIKDINGVAIHLKDPKEHFVLLDFWASWCTPCLQQIPDIKALRNQFSTDELKIVSISIDKDSTSFLNSIKEHRMDWVHSLDRSSSLSDSLGISSIPTLLLVDQNGKIVYYKNGGKLDMDRIRAIVRAN; from the coding sequence ATGGTTACTAGAGCACAATTCTTGGTTATTTTAACAATATTATTGTCGTCTTCTGCTTTCGTGTATGGACAAGGCCATGTTAAAGTTAACATCAATCTAAGTGGTATTGATAAAGAAAAATTGGTAGTGCATTTTGACGATGGAGTCATTTTAGATGTACTTGACCTAACTCAAGGAGATTCTACTATTATCGTTGATAAAGAAATTCATACACTCTACCCGACCTTCTCTGTTGTATATGATCGGAAATATTATAAAAAATTTTTTGTAGATAGTAACATCGCTGTTCTTAACCTTTATTTTGATGAAAGCAAAACTGCAGACCCATTTTATTATGATGGGAGTACAAATGTTACAGCTATTTATGATACCGTTTCAAATGAGATATACAGTAGCTTGAAAAGGGGACAAATAGCGGAAGTGCTAAAACTGAACGATCTGTTTACAAAGCATGGTCATGAGATTCGCACTAATGATTCTGTTAAATATGAACTTACTAATATAGTTAAAGTTATAAATGCTAAATCAATGGATTATCTTGCTCCATATGCCAATGACTTTTTCTCCTTCTACTATTTCAAAGATCAAGTACTTACATTGGCCAGTTTAATAGAAAATGATTCTGAATATTATAGTAAGTTGTTAGCATATTATAACAATACTTTCCCTGAAGAATTTAGAAATACTGGCGAGGGAAAACAGATAATTGCTCGATTGCAGCAGAAAATATCGCCTGTTCTTTTACAAGAGAATGAAATTATGCCCGATATTCATATTAAAGATATCAATGGGGTTGCAATTCATCTTAAGGATCCAAAAGAACATTTCGTTTTACTGGATTTTTGGGCTAGTTGGTGTACACCTTGTCTGCAACAAATTCCAGATATAAAGGCATTGCGCAACCAATTCTCGACAGATGAGTTGAAAATAGTAAGTATTTCCATTGATAAAGATTCAACTAGTTTTCTCAATAGTATAAAGGAGCACAGGATGGACTGGGTTCATAGTTTGGATAGAAGTAGTTCATTGAGCGATTCGCTGGGAATTAGCAGTATTCCAACACTCTTATTGGTAGATCAAAATGGCAAGATCGTTTACTATAAAAATGGTGGAAAACTTGATATGGATAGAATTCGTGCTATTGTTAGGGCGAATTAA
- a CDS encoding amylo-alpha-1,6-glucosidase, giving the protein MKKSIPILFITLLIASCTSKQKRDDIQLAKTILADQNLIFVDRLARQVIKEGFNAGSGYSQIWARDLNTFIETALEERSKEEVRGAILVFFKMQQKNGEMVDGYVLKKDFTWHDDTPYYSENDPEHVGFKNTVETDQETSLIQLLGKYIAKTKDYSILEETIGGITVKDRIQLMIDYLNRERYNKEYNLLWGAMTADWGDVQPHDDFGCDWNNLSNEAIDVYDNAMYIIALKTLIDIMPDNPKLTEWKNLKKEIETNTMKHLWDKEQQKFIPHIYPKDSPLPEGFDENKIHYHGGTAIAIESGLLSQKEIKTVNDQMLENVRLSGMPSIGLTLYPTYPEGFFKGWMSKPYAYQNGGDWTWFGGRMIQQLVVNGYTKEAYEEIQPMINRVVKNKGFYEWYGKNDVPSGSGKFKGSAGVLSKAIQLMNVWAKETLDKK; this is encoded by the coding sequence ATGAAAAAAAGCATACCAATTCTTTTCATCACGCTATTGATAGCAAGCTGTACATCTAAACAAAAAAGGGATGATATTCAACTCGCAAAAACTATTTTAGCAGATCAAAATTTAATATTTGTCGATCGCTTAGCTAGACAGGTTATTAAAGAAGGGTTTAATGCAGGAAGTGGTTATTCTCAAATATGGGCACGTGACCTCAATACATTTATCGAAACTGCGCTAGAAGAACGCTCTAAAGAAGAGGTTAGAGGTGCTATATTGGTGTTCTTTAAGATGCAACAGAAAAATGGCGAAATGGTTGATGGGTATGTCTTAAAAAAAGATTTCACTTGGCATGATGACACTCCTTATTATTCAGAAAATGACCCAGAGCATGTAGGATTTAAGAATACTGTCGAAACTGACCAAGAAACGTCGCTTATCCAACTTTTGGGTAAATATATCGCAAAAACCAAAGACTATAGTATTCTAGAAGAAACCATTGGAGGCATAACGGTTAAGGATCGAATTCAGTTGATGATAGATTACTTAAACAGAGAACGTTATAACAAAGAGTACAACCTCTTATGGGGTGCGATGACAGCAGATTGGGGGGATGTACAACCACATGATGATTTTGGATGTGATTGGAACAATCTTTCGAATGAAGCGATCGATGTATATGACAACGCCATGTACATCATCGCCTTGAAAACGCTTATCGATATCATGCCCGATAATCCAAAATTGACTGAATGGAAAAATTTAAAAAAGGAAATTGAAACCAATACGATGAAGCATTTGTGGGATAAAGAGCAGCAAAAATTCATTCCACACATCTATCCTAAAGATTCTCCACTACCAGAAGGCTTTGACGAAAACAAGATCCACTACCACGGAGGTACAGCTATAGCCATAGAATCGGGGCTTTTGAGTCAAAAAGAAATAAAAACTGTAAATGACCAGATGCTGGAAAATGTACGTCTGTCCGGTATGCCTAGCATTGGTCTTACCTTATACCCAACCTATCCAGAAGGCTTTTTTAAAGGCTGGATGTCCAAACCATATGCTTATCAAAATGGTGGAGACTGGACTTGGTTTGGAGGAAGAATGATCCAACAATTGGTTGTAAACGGCTATACAAAAGAAGCGTATGAAGAGATACAGCCAATGATCAATCGAGTAGTTAAAAACAAGGGATTTTATGAATGGTACGGCAAAAATGATGTTCCTAGCGGCTCTGGAAAATTCAAAGGCTCTGCAGGAGTGCTAAGCAAAGCTATTCAATTAATGAATGTTTGGGCTAAAGAAACCTTAGACAAAAAATAA
- a CDS encoding GntR family transcriptional regulator encodes MNLKIDHKSPIPLHLQAEALLRELIKLPEYIDGKLLPNEIELAKRLAISRSTLRLAINKLVYEDLLIRKKGIGTKVANAKFSSKSKNWLSFSQEMKNRGIEVKNFELHVSWEIPDKAISQFFDIPQDLKLLKLERLRGKKDDPFVYFISYFHPRIGLTGDEDFKRPLYEILESDFHIVADLSQEELDAVAANKFIADKLEIAIGAPILSRKRFVFDQSGRPIEYNLGYYRAESFTYTVESRRDY; translated from the coding sequence ATGAATCTAAAAATAGACCATAAAAGCCCCATACCTTTACATTTACAGGCAGAGGCATTGTTAAGAGAGCTAATCAAATTGCCTGAATATATCGATGGAAAATTACTGCCAAATGAAATTGAATTGGCGAAACGATTGGCTATTTCGCGTTCGACTTTGCGATTAGCGATTAATAAATTGGTCTATGAAGACTTGTTAATCAGGAAGAAAGGGATTGGTACGAAAGTAGCAAACGCTAAATTCAGCTCTAAATCTAAGAATTGGCTTAGTTTTTCGCAAGAGATGAAAAACAGGGGAATCGAAGTGAAGAATTTTGAACTTCATGTTAGTTGGGAAATTCCAGATAAGGCAATTTCTCAGTTTTTTGATATACCTCAAGATTTAAAATTACTCAAGCTAGAACGGTTGCGGGGAAAAAAAGATGACCCATTTGTTTATTTTATCTCTTATTTTCACCCCCGTATTGGTCTGACTGGAGACGAAGATTTTAAACGTCCACTATATGAAATATTGGAATCCGATTTTCACATTGTAGCTGATCTTTCCCAAGAAGAGCTTGACGCAGTGGCAGCCAATAAATTTATCGCAGATAAATTAGAAATAGCGATAGGTGCACCTATTCTGTCACGTAAAAGATTTGTTTTTGATCAATCAGGTCGGCCCATTGAATATAACCTGGGCTATTATCGTGCGGAAAGCTTTACGTATACAGTAGAAAGTAGACGTGATTATTAA
- a CDS encoding CPBP family intramembrane glutamic endopeptidase, with amino-acid sequence MEKNTSYKNELKPFFSNLFDLNWKFGLFLILIICIPRFILVLNANATANYGYIGLIMILSALAPFIFLNKLGRRKIGLTKPKKYKWLLLAFISGLFASIVLYTMGYFLYGNSYENWYQYIAKSYNIPAGINHCDKTILFIIMAITGMIFSPIGEELFFRGIVHESFSKSFGDRKASIIDASAFAITHISHFGLVFLNNKWHFYIVPTVIWVLSMFIVSILFFHFRKRSGSILGAVICHAAFNLGMIFCIFYLL; translated from the coding sequence ATGGAAAAGAATACATCATATAAAAATGAACTAAAACCCTTTTTTAGTAACCTATTTGATTTGAACTGGAAGTTCGGACTATTTTTAATTCTTATTATTTGCATCCCTCGCTTTATATTGGTTTTAAATGCAAATGCTACAGCAAACTACGGCTACATTGGACTAATAATGATCCTATCAGCATTAGCGCCATTCATCTTTTTAAATAAGCTTGGCAGAAGAAAAATAGGCTTGACAAAGCCTAAGAAATATAAATGGCTTTTATTAGCATTTATATCAGGACTATTTGCAAGTATTGTCCTTTATACAATGGGCTACTTTTTATATGGAAACTCTTATGAAAACTGGTATCAATATATTGCTAAGTCATATAATATTCCGGCAGGAATAAATCACTGTGATAAGACTATATTGTTTATCATAATGGCAATTACGGGGATGATTTTCAGCCCAATTGGTGAAGAATTATTCTTTAGAGGCATTGTGCATGAGAGTTTCTCAAAATCGTTTGGCGACAGAAAGGCCTCTATTATTGATGCATCGGCATTTGCGATCACGCATATTTCACATTTCGGCTTGGTATTCCTCAATAATAAATGGCACTTCTATATAGTGCCAACAGTAATTTGGGTATTAAGCATGTTTATAGTTAGTATCTTATTTTTTCATTTCAGGAAACGGTCTGGCTCTATTTTAGGTGCGGTAATATGTCATGCAGCATTCAACTTAGGAATGATTTTTTGTATCTTCTATCTCTTGTAA
- a CDS encoding GH92 family glycosyl hydrolase: MVKLIFVYCLAILFCNTRSYAQQKQHLTQYVKPNIGSAHSRYFFYTPAAVPFGMAKLAPSTDGSYGNPSGWEAVGYDDRHHTIAGFPHFHEFQIGGVVFAPTVGKIKTNAGKLDVPHSGYLSAFDKVDEFATSGYYRVKLKDYGIQAELTATKRVGFNKYTFPETDSANVIFDIGHVMGESGPVIDAEVSYDKQHIWGYVVTSPLYVQKYQKGANVKMYFYAEVDKLPASYGTFLDAAIYTDKKTIRGKGAGLYLQFKMKSGEAIELKTGLSYTSVENAKLNLLQEAEKLNFEKAKKNALQVWDKELGRVLVEGGRVEDRTKFYTALYHALLGRGLASDVNGAYPKNDGSVGQIPLNTKGIPVHHHYNTDAIWGAFWNLTQLWSIAYPDYYNDWIQSQLLVYKDAGWLGDGIANSKYVSGVGTNFTGLAIAAAYNVGIRDYDIDLAYQAVRKNELESEGRIPGAGKLDVGVFVQKGYSPYVKDQTGNPELLTSGSPFGASHTLEYAFSAAAAAQFAKSLKRESDYGILNKLSDAWRTLYDPSTKFMRPKDSEGAFIQNFNPYESWRGFQEGNAWQYTFYVPHAPQELVKLVGSDLFNSRLDSIFTVSQRNIFGGGAHIDAFAGIESLYNHGNQPNLHISWLFYFSGRPDLSQKWVRAICNEFYGTEPVHGYGFGQDEDQGQLGAWYVLSSMGLFDVRSLTSEKPSFQIGAPLFDRVTIQLPKALRKSKFEIEVKNQDVNNIYLDKIQLNGKTLSSLELPFEDLVKGGKMEVVLKNK, from the coding sequence ATGGTAAAATTAATATTCGTGTATTGCTTAGCAATCTTGTTCTGTAATACAAGGTCCTACGCACAACAGAAACAGCATTTAACCCAATATGTAAAACCAAATATCGGATCTGCGCATAGTCGATATTTCTTTTATACGCCAGCAGCAGTACCATTCGGAATGGCCAAGTTAGCGCCAAGTACTGATGGAAGTTACGGTAATCCTTCAGGTTGGGAAGCGGTTGGTTATGATGATAGACACCATACAATAGCAGGTTTTCCTCATTTTCATGAATTTCAAATCGGGGGAGTTGTCTTTGCGCCAACTGTTGGTAAAATAAAAACTAATGCTGGTAAGTTGGATGTACCCCATAGTGGTTACCTTTCAGCATTTGATAAAGTAGATGAATTTGCCACATCGGGCTATTATCGTGTCAAACTCAAGGACTACGGTATTCAAGCAGAATTAACAGCGACTAAAAGGGTTGGTTTTAATAAATATACTTTTCCTGAAACAGATTCAGCTAATGTGATTTTCGATATCGGTCATGTGATGGGGGAAAGTGGACCAGTGATTGATGCTGAGGTCAGTTATGACAAACAACATATCTGGGGTTATGTGGTCACAAGTCCGCTATATGTTCAGAAATACCAAAAGGGAGCAAACGTGAAAATGTATTTTTATGCAGAGGTCGATAAATTACCGGCCTCATATGGCACGTTTCTGGATGCTGCAATTTATACTGATAAAAAAACAATAAGAGGTAAGGGGGCAGGGCTTTACTTGCAGTTTAAAATGAAGTCTGGTGAAGCAATTGAGTTGAAAACCGGTCTTTCCTATACTTCCGTTGAAAATGCGAAACTAAACTTGCTTCAGGAAGCTGAAAAGTTAAACTTTGAAAAAGCGAAGAAGAATGCTCTTCAGGTTTGGGATAAAGAATTAGGACGCGTTCTTGTTGAAGGCGGTCGTGTAGAAGATCGCACCAAATTTTATACAGCACTTTATCATGCCTTATTAGGAAGAGGATTGGCTAGTGATGTCAATGGTGCTTATCCTAAGAATGATGGTAGTGTCGGACAAATACCTTTAAATACGAAAGGTATTCCGGTGCACCATCATTATAATACCGATGCCATATGGGGTGCCTTTTGGAATCTAACACAATTATGGTCTATTGCATACCCCGATTATTATAACGATTGGATTCAAAGCCAATTGCTGGTATATAAAGATGCAGGCTGGTTGGGAGATGGTATTGCAAATAGTAAATATGTGTCGGGTGTAGGAACTAATTTTACAGGGCTTGCCATTGCGGCAGCCTATAATGTAGGTATACGGGACTACGATATTGACTTAGCTTATCAGGCTGTCCGTAAAAATGAATTGGAGTCAGAAGGACGGATTCCAGGAGCAGGAAAATTGGATGTGGGTGTTTTTGTTCAAAAAGGATATTCACCCTATGTGAAAGATCAGACCGGTAATCCAGAACTATTAACGAGTGGTTCACCTTTTGGAGCATCACATACGTTAGAATACGCTTTTTCTGCCGCTGCCGCAGCACAGTTTGCCAAATCATTGAAGCGTGAATCAGATTACGGCATTTTAAATAAATTGTCCGATGCTTGGCGCACTTTATACGACCCATCGACTAAGTTTATGCGCCCTAAGGATAGTGAAGGAGCTTTTATTCAAAACTTTAATCCTTATGAATCATGGCGTGGTTTTCAAGAGGGTAATGCTTGGCAATACACGTTCTACGTTCCGCATGCTCCTCAAGAGCTTGTAAAACTAGTTGGATCTGACTTGTTTAATAGCAGATTGGACAGCATATTTACGGTCTCACAACGCAATATCTTTGGTGGTGGTGCACATATCGATGCTTTTGCGGGTATTGAAAGTCTTTATAATCATGGTAATCAACCTAATTTGCACATCTCTTGGTTGTTTTATTTTTCCGGACGTCCTGATTTGAGTCAAAAATGGGTGCGTGCAATCTGTAATGAATTTTATGGTACTGAACCTGTGCACGGATATGGTTTCGGACAGGACGAGGATCAAGGGCAATTGGGAGCTTGGTATGTCTTGTCGAGTATGGGGTTGTTTGATGTGAGAAGTTTAACATCTGAAAAACCGTCTTTTCAAATCGGCGCACCCTTGTTTGATCGGGTAACCATTCAGTTGCCAAAAGCACTACGTAAGAGTAAATTTGAGATTGAGGTTAAAAATCAGGATGTTAACAATATTTATCTGGATAAAATTCAGTTGAATGGGAAAACCTTGTCAAGTTTGGAACTGCCATTTGAAGATTTGGTAAAAGGAGGAAAGATGGAAGTTGTTTTAAAGAATAAATAA
- a CDS encoding enolase C-terminal domain-like protein, with product MKRRTFLQALNLGIASATLYNGAGQAMSLTSIVDNKLLEKELSYHRIQEIKYSTVQMKYPRLVGKNARLDLHGYGPNVEICCIRTDQGAMGWASLRGSRKDAEQIAKELVGKKVSELFASNVGTLEDRHIPFDMALHDLAGVILQKPVYELLGRKKPYTTDYYSGMIYFDDLEPSEKPAGIDRILEECRYDYEVGYRQFKLKIGRGHKWMPFKEGLQRDIDVTNAVAKAFPDCGILVDGNNGFSVDQFIQYLKGIPSVNLFWIEEPFHETVADYQKLRGYIKAEGISTLLADGEADPDPILLKELFEKKLLDVHLTDIEGLGFTNWRKLMPELKKMGAQASPHAWGSLLKTYYTAHLTGGLGNTVTIEGVTSTSDDVDLSGYKIKDGKLIPPPTAGFGMPLLKNI from the coding sequence ATGAAAAGAAGAACATTTTTACAGGCTCTAAACTTGGGTATTGCATCTGCAACATTATACAATGGTGCAGGACAAGCCATGTCATTAACATCTATCGTGGACAATAAATTGCTAGAAAAGGAATTGTCGTATCACCGGATACAGGAAATTAAATATTCTACTGTTCAGATGAAATACCCTCGTCTTGTGGGGAAAAATGCTCGTCTCGACCTACACGGTTATGGTCCTAATGTAGAAATATGTTGTATCAGGACGGACCAAGGTGCTATGGGGTGGGCATCACTCCGTGGATCAAGAAAAGATGCAGAGCAGATAGCGAAAGAACTGGTGGGTAAAAAAGTATCGGAGCTTTTTGCATCCAATGTGGGTACTTTGGAAGATAGACATATCCCTTTTGACATGGCTCTCCATGATCTTGCAGGAGTAATACTGCAGAAGCCTGTTTATGAACTACTGGGTCGAAAAAAACCTTACACTACTGATTACTATAGTGGTATGATCTATTTTGATGACCTAGAGCCATCAGAAAAGCCTGCGGGTATCGACCGTATACTGGAAGAATGTCGATATGACTATGAAGTGGGATATAGACAATTCAAGCTAAAGATTGGGCGGGGTCATAAATGGATGCCCTTCAAGGAAGGCCTACAACGAGATATCGACGTAACCAATGCCGTTGCTAAAGCTTTTCCTGATTGTGGTATTTTAGTAGATGGCAATAATGGTTTTTCCGTTGATCAATTCATCCAATATCTTAAAGGTATTCCTTCCGTAAACCTATTTTGGATAGAAGAACCATTCCATGAAACCGTTGCCGATTATCAAAAGTTGAGAGGTTATATAAAAGCAGAGGGAATAAGCACGTTATTAGCAGATGGAGAAGCTGACCCTGATCCAATCCTGTTAAAAGAACTATTTGAAAAGAAACTTTTGGATGTGCATCTTACCGATATCGAAGGTCTTGGATTTACAAACTGGAGAAAGTTGATGCCAGAATTAAAGAAAATGGGTGCTCAGGCCTCCCCACATGCATGGGGGTCTTTACTCAAGACATATTATACGGCACATCTAACAGGGGGACTTGGCAATACAGTCACTATAGAGGGTGTAACGAGTACATCGGACGATGTCGATCTATCTGGATATAAGATAAAAGATGGTAAATTGATTCCGCCTCCAACTGCTGGTTTTGGAATGCCTCTTTTGAAAAATATATGA